ttttgaaattatcaCAAGCCTTGGGGAGGAACTAAAGTGTAATTTTACCAAATATATCCCACaaatttgttttcatctttgttcgtgatttatattactaaaataatatctGACTTGTCCGTACAAATAAAACACTATAGTCTTGATATgcaattgaaaagaaaaaaaaatccccaATACCAGAAGGAGTAAAAAGAGAAACAGAGAGCAATAAGGTTATATAAACGTACCACAAGGAGCTGGTATGGTACTTTTCATTCTTTGGCATCTTCCACCTTCTGAAGTTGGTGAAAAGAACATAACAATGATGATTGCATATTAGCTATTTCTACGAGTGTCTCTAGTGCTGCAAAGAAATTCAATTGACAGAATGTGATATCTCTTGGATGACAAGTATAACACATAGACAGATGACTAAAATTTACATTTGCAAAAATAGTGAGGGGAATTAAGATCTTTAGTCCTGTTATTAACCTTTCTCAAATGACAGCTGAGAGGCTCGAAGCTTTGGCGAAATTAAAACTCCAAAAACTGATAAGGACTTGGATCTCTCCTTTTGAATCTATAAAACACACTAACAAGATTTGTACAGTAGCTCAATTGACAGTTCAGGAACTGTTGCTATGAAATTGCTAAATTTTATTCACCATATTTCACGATAGCAACAACATTATAGATCAAATTCAATTCTACTTGTAATGCTTAATATATGTTAATGAGAGGATGTTTAACGTTTTTAGAATACTTACGTCAGCATTATCTGCAAGTCCTGAGAAATTCTTAGCCATGATCACCTCAGCAGTTCGTACACCAAACATATAACAAAATGAGAAACGCAAACAGCTACTAAATAAAAGAACCATTATTTGATGCATTGGGAGAGGGAAAACATACCGGAAGATTTCACACTACTACTATCTTGTGGCTGGACATTCTCGTCTTCTAACTCGTTAGTACTCTCTTCTTCAGAGGATACCCATTTACGCAACATGAAGCATGGTTGTGTACCTGTTGAGACATGCGTGTTCTTATATTAACCAAAGGTTCCATCTAAATTGATAAGAAACATGTTACAGAAAGGCttcataaaaatgaaaacgaaaGCACGATAGAATCAAGCAGTCGCAACTAGCAACCATTTCCTTAAGCATAAAATTGTTACCATCATGGTTGGTTATCTTCAATGTTGTGGCAGCTGAATGGAATTTCAGGTCCAATAAAGAACTATTAATACGAGCAGCACCCATGGAATGTCGAGCACTTGCCAAGTCAAACCATCCCTgctaatatatgaaaaatggtTACCAAAAAGACAGAACACTTACTATATCTAAGAAAACTTTAAGTTGACAAATTACAGGTTCAACTATAGTTACTAGCTGAATCAAAACTTCACAAATTCTCCATTTGATCATAAAATAGTTAAACTAAGAAATCCAACCAGTATTATACCTGACCTTCTATTAGTAACATTTTCTCTATCAGAATGACAGGtcagaaaattaaattcaaagcTATTGGTAAACCAGAAAATTATACAAATCCAAAGATGATATCAATTTCCTGTATTGAACGTGTTTCACTTTTACCTGTCGTAGTGTGGAGGACACTGTATCAAAGAGAGATAAGTAGTTATGCACTGAATCCATAAATTGTAATACTAGTTTCTCTTCAGCTCCAGGTATTTGGTATCGATGCTGCAACTGTTGATTTTCTCCATCCGGTTTCTGGGTCTGTAGTTCTTCACTACTTTCAGAATATTGATGCTCTTCTTCCATGGAACTTAATCAGGATTTTGAATTAGGTGATTCAACAAAATTCTTCTGCTAAATCTTTACAAATATTCCTTCTGATCCAATGAATTTGCAATTTTATGTTCTTCTATTATTTGTCCAGTAGAGTTTCTTTTAATCCTTTTTCTGCATCAGCAAACTACACAGGATTTAATCTGATCTGCTAAAGTTGTAAGAACTATTCTAAAACAATGATTTTACAACAAGTAGTCTTGAATGTACTACCAAGGACATACAAAACATCACCCCTAAATGCATGCTACTTGTGGATGAGATTAATGAATAATTGTATATGGGGAGATATTAGAGTGACACTAGATGGgaaaaagatgataaaaagTTAGTTAAGGTGATCTAGACTTTGAGCAAAAGAGACCACTGTAAACACCAATTGAGATAGTAAATTGCATCGTTTCTAACTGGGTAAAAAAGGATAGAAGGACCAGACCAGTGGTATCCGTATCAGAACAGCGAAAACCCCAAAACTCCTTTATGAAGTggaaaagaagaataataaaTTGGGAAGTCAGCTGGcacttaacaaaaataatttgaaaaaagagaaagacttgCAGTGGAAGCAGCAGTGACGGGATGCAGGGGCGGTAGCGATTGGAAGCAGCTAGCAGCAGTGAACAATGACTCCACAGTGGGACCGAAGAAGGAGAGGCGTGGGTAGTGTATTACAATATtaggtcaaattataatatttttgttgggGGCCAGGTGTGGCCCAATTCTTATGCAAATAGGAAATTATTGAAAAGGGTTACATCAT
This sequence is a window from Vigna angularis cultivar LongXiaoDou No.4 chromosome 2, ASM1680809v1, whole genome shotgun sequence. Protein-coding genes within it:
- the LOC108327066 gene encoding uncharacterized protein LOC108327066 isoform X2; translation: MEEEHQYSESSEELQTQKPDGENQQLQHRYQIPGAEEKLVLQFMDSVHNYLSLFDTVSSTLRQGWFDLASARHSMGAARINSSLLDLKFHSAATTLKITNHDGTQPCFMLRKWVSSEEESTNELEDENVQPQDSSSVKSSDNADIQKERSKSLSVFGVLISPKLRASQLSFEKALETLVEIANMQSSLLCSFHQLQKVEDAKE
- the LOC108327066 gene encoding uncharacterized protein LOC108327066 isoform X1; the encoded protein is MEEEHQYSESSEELQTQKPDGENQQLQHRYQIPGAEEKLVLQFMDSVHNYLSLFDTVSSTLRQGWFDLASARHSMGAARINSSLLDLKFHSAATTLKITNHDGTQPCFMLRKWVSSEEESTNELEDENVQPQDSSSVKSSGLADNADIQKERSKSLSVFGVLISPKLRASQLSFEKALETLVEIANMQSSLLCSFHQLQKVEDAKE